The Desulfurococcaceae archaeon DNA window ATTGCGGCGAAGGTATACTGGCTCCCTGGAAAGGGTTTTCAGGTTTTATCTGCTACGTTTTCGAGCATGGAACCTGATACGTACGTAGTTCAAGGTGAATACCCGGAGGCTTATGTGAACGAACCACCCGTCTTCTTCCTGGTACAGGTTTTCGCACGTAGCCTCGCAAAGGAGGGCTATATCATGTTAACAGACTCCGTTGCATTAAGACTGAACAACAAGAACGTGCTACTACTAGGCTTTCCCCACACCGGTAAAAGCACGATGTCTTCCATAGCCCTTAGCCTAGGCTATGAGGTGTACTCGACCGAGAACACAGTCGTCAAGGCAAATGATGCAATTTATATAATAACCGGCACACGGGTACTGGTTTTTGATCCCAGAGTGAGAGAGCTCTACGGCGTTACTGTAAAGTCCACTAGTAAGACAAAACACGGCTATGAAGTGGTAGATTTAGATGCATTAATAGGCCATACTCCTCATGACTTACAGGTACCTGTAGACGAGCTGTACGTCATCTACACGTCTTTCAATTCGAGCGGTGTTTCCACGGTACCCGTTAAAGGTAGAAAGATCGACAAACTTCTATGGTATTTCGCTACGAGCCTTATCAAAGGCATGGACTATTACTATCCACAGCCACTAGACATGCCGATGGACAGCGTCGTTGCCAAGACTATTAACGATTTCATGAACACCGCGAGGAGGAGTTATGCTGGTAAATTCTACGAGGTGTTCGGATCGCCACTCGAGGTCTTGAAGGCTATAGCATCCTAGTGTTTACCTAGATTCTCCACGACATAGTCCAAGATAAGTCTTGAAGCTTCGTATTTCAGTAATATACCTTTCTTGACGATGCCCTTCGAATCGATAATCACAGCATCCAAGAACTCCTTACCGAAGCCTCCCAAGTCGGATAAGACGTTGTTCGCTACTAGCAAATCCGCTCCGTATTCTGCTAGTTTTTCACGCGCTTTCTCGGCGAGCTCCTCGCCACTAGCCGTTTCAGCGGCAAATGCGATCAGTAGGCGCGGTCTCCGCACTACCTGCTTAATGACCTTGGGCGTGGTTTCCAGCTCTAACGTTAGTCGCGGCATCATTCTCGAAGAGACCTTTACACTACTGGAGACGGTAGGCCTATAGTCTGCCGGCGCAGCTGCGAACACCCCTACATCAAACTCTAAGTCGCTGGTTAAGCTCTTCACCGTGCTGGCCATTTCTTCGGTAGACTCCGCGTAGATCTTCTTTACGAGGTAAGGCGCCTCCACGGATAGCTGCCCCTGAACAAGCGTTACCTCTGCCCCTCTGCATGCAGCTTCCCTTGCTACGAGCACTCCCATTAACCCGGAACTCGGATTTGTTATTACCCTAACAGGGTCTATACGCTCCCGTGTCGGGCCAGCTGTGACCAGAACTCTCAGCCCTGCTAGGTCTTTGCCCCTGTTCACGAGTGCATCTATGCAGTGCGATAGATCGGCTAGCGGTGGATATTTCGCCTTATCCTCCTCTATGAGAGGTGGGACTATGAATACACCCTGATCTTGGAGCACTTCTACTGCCTTCTTGTACTGAGGTGAGTTCATTAGCCTAATATTCATCGCCGGAACTACGATTACTCTTTTTCCATCTCCAAGCATCGTTACAGCCGTTAGTGGTAAGAGCTCGTCGAGTACGCCATGGGCTATCTTGCTCATTGTATTTAGAGTTGCTGGGGCTATTACCATCGCATCCCCCCACTTGGCTAGGTCGATGTGCTCTGTCTCGCCAGTCATCTCCGTGTAGGGTTTGTTACCTGTCGCCCAGTAGAAGAGATCAGGGCTCATTAGCTTAGTGGAGAACCTGGTCATAACTACCTTCACAGAAGCTCCCATCCTAATGAGCTTTCTTGCCAAGTCAACTGACCTGTATATAGCAGATGACCCCGTCACTCCTAAAACCAACTTCTTACCTTGAAGCGGCTGGTATACTAGGGCACTGATTTCCTCGCTTAGCGAGGCTTTACTGGGGCTCATATTATATCCCTTACTTGAGTTAATTATATAAGGGTTATTTATGAAGGAGACAGACATTTATACGATATTTGGAGAAGCCTTGAAAAGGCTTTCCTCGAAAGCACCTGGTTACAGGGTTCGCAACGCGACTAGGGATGACCTGGATAAGGTAATAGAGGTAAACTTGACCTCGCTTCCCGAGCACTACCCCAGGCAGTTTTTCGAAGAGCTTCTTGAAAGCTGGGGTAAGGCGTTTTATGTAGCAGAGTCACCCGAGGGCGAAGTGGTAGGGTACATTATGACCCGCGTAGAGCTGAAACCGGGTTTCTTCAAGCACTTCTTAGTAAGAAGCGGCCATGTAGTAAGTATAGCTGTGCTGGAAGATTACAGACGCCACGGACTAGGCTACGCTTTAATGGCATATGCCATGAAAAGTATGCACGATGACTACAGGTGCGGTGAAACCTACTTAGAGGTCAGGGTATCGAATACGCCAGCCATAAGCCTCTACGAGAAGCTCGGCTACAAAAAGGTCAAGGTGGAAAAGGGCTATTACCTAGATGGTGAAGATGCGTACGTTATGGCCAGGAGGCTCCCCTGAGAAAAAGAGGTTTTAAAGAACCATAATCTTGTTAAGCATAGTAGGGACGCGTATGCTCATAGAGCTTAAACACGTTGAAGACGTGATGAGCAAGGCTAATGTTGGCCAGAGAGTATGCATACGTGGCTGGATTTACAGGAGAAGCGTTGTCGGTAAAAAAGCGTTTGTAAGAGTACGTGATTCCACGGGAACCATCCAAGTAGTCGCTGATGCCTCTAGACTTGGAGAGCACCTCATAGACGAGTTGAAGGACATCGGGCTGGAAGCCAGTGTGATAACCTGCGGTGTCGTTAAAGAGTCTGAAAGGGCTCCAGGAGGTTATGAGATAGAAGCAGATTACTTCGTGATTACGGGTTACAGTAGGGACTTTCCAATAAAAGGTGGTGAAGGCGTAGACTACCTACTTGATAACAGGCACCTCTGGATAAGGAGCCCGAAGTACGCGAAGATCTTCAAGATAAAACACACTGTTCTCAAAGCTGGCAGAGAGTACTTTATTGGTAACGGGTGGTGGGAGGTCACTCCACCAATCATAACGGCATCAGCTTGTGAAGGGGGTGCAACCCTCTTTCCAGTAGACTATTTCGGCACGCGCGCTTACCTGAGCCAGAGTGCTCAGCTATACCTTGAGGCATTAATATATGTTCTCGAAAAAGTATTTAGTCTCACTCCGAGTTTTAGAGCCGAGAAGTCGAGGACTCGAAGACACCTCGCAGAGTACTGGCACCTCGAGCCTGAGGCTGCCTGGTACCACATGGACGATATGATGCGAGTCGCGGAAGAGCTTGTAGCGTACATTGTGGAAAAGGTACTCGAGGAGAGGAGAAGTGAGCTTGTCGACTTGAGAAGAGATGTTGAAGCCTTAAAGAAGGCTACTCGAATACCCTATCCGAGAATGAAGTACGACGAAGCAATAGAAATCCTTCAGAAGAAGGGCGTAAACATTAGGTGGGGGGATGATCTGGGCGCCGACGAGGAAAAGGTCCTTACCATGGACTTCGATACACCTTTCTTCATAACTCACTTCCCAAAGGAGATTAAGAGCTTTTACATGAAGGTTGATAGGTCGCAGCCCGATGTCGTTTTAGGCTTTGACCTCCTCGCGCCGGAGGGCTATGGGGAGATCATTGGTGGTGGTGAACGCGAAGACGACTACAATACATTGTATAGGAAAATAGTGGAGCAGGGCATGAACCCGGACGACTACAAGTGGTATCTAGATCTCCGTAAATACGGTAGCGTACCTCATAGTGGATTCGGTCTAGGCATTGAGCGGGTAGTGATGTGGATTGCCAGGCTGGACCACATAAGGGAGACCGTGCCGTTCCCCAGGTTCCGCGAAAGGGCTTATCCTTAAGGGTCACCAGCTTGATTGGAGATGAAATATATAAGGAGCTTTTGAAGGCACACCTTCTCGGCACAGAGGATTTCGTGGCGCCGAGGCTTAGGAATACCTCGCTGTTTGAGTTCATTGTAGCGGTAATGTTAAGCCAGAACACCAGCGACAGGAACGCATTGAAGGCCTATACCAACTTAAAGTCCAAGCTAGGCTCAGTGACACCGAGCAGGGTTCTAGAAGTAGGCGTCGAAGAACTAGCTGATCTTATAAGAATTGCGGGCATGCACTATGAAAGGGCCCGTAGAATAAGGGAGTTGGCAGAGGTCTTCCTGAGAAGAGATGTGGATAATGCTATTAGGCTGTACATTGAGCAAGGAGATGTGAATAGCGCGCGGAAGGAGCTCATGGGTCTTTCAGGCGTAGGATACAAAACAGCTGACGTTGTTTTGTTAATGTACTACGGTGTACCGGTATTCCCTGTGGATACGCACATAGCTCGTATAACCAGGAGGCTCGGTTATGCAAAGTCAGGTAACTATGAAGAAATAAGGAAGTTCTGGATGGAAAATACTAGTCCAAACAATTATCTGAAGCTGCACTTGCTACTAATAGCGCATGGACGTAAAACATGTAAAGCCCGTAAACCCAAGTGCTGGGAGTGCCCTATTAATGGCCTCTGCGGCTTCAACAAAGGCATGGGAATTTGACACGCGGAACGCTGTTGAAGAGGATCGCGAGAGAGGTTCTCGGGGAGGAGTATGCGAAGAAGTTATGGAAAAGAGTGGAATTCGTAGGCGACCTGGCCCTTATTAGAGTCCCCATTGGGCTGGACCCAGCGGAACTGAGGCCGATCGCAGAAGAACTCTTGAATAGGTTCTCTTACGTTAAAAGCGTGTGGGCTGCAATACCCGGTATTGAAGGAGAATACAGGCTGAGGAAGTATGTGTGGCTTGCTGGCGAAGCACGTAGTGAAACAGTATACAAAGAGCATGGTTGCTTGTTTAAGGTTGACGTAACTAAGGTCTATGTATCGCCAAGTTTAAACTACGAGCACATGAGGGTGGCTAGACTAGTAAAACCCGGCGAAGTCGTGGTGAACATGTTCGCTGGCGCAGGGCTTTTCAGCATAATCATAGCAAAACACGCTAAGCCCTTTAAGGTATACAGCATCGATATAAATCCCCACGCGTACAACTACATGGTTGAGAACGTAAAACTAAATAAAGTAGACGGGGTAGTCGTGCCGCTTTTAGGAGACGCCAAAGAACTCGTTGAAGGGCGCTTAAAAAACGCGGCGGATAGGGTTTTAATGCCTTACCCGGAATTGGCACTGGAGTATCTGCCTTATGCCCTCAAGGCGCTTAAGTGCAATAAGGGCTGGGTGCACGTATATCTTCACTCTAAGGTAACTAAAGGCGAGAACTGGAAGGATAGATCGTGGAAAACGGTTGAAGAGAGGTTCAAAGAGCTTGGTGTAGACGACTATGAAATAGCATTAGTCCGGAAGATAAGGAACGTGGGTCCAAGAATACACCAAGTAGTTTTAGATGTACTTATTAAGTGACATATTCAAAGTTGTAATGGGGATTACTGTGCTCAAGTCTAGTAGGTTGCTATCACTTGCACTAATAACGCTCTCACTCTCACTCGCACTCCTCATGAACGCGTTCTCAACAAGCTCGGATACGAGTCTTCCACTTACAGAATGTAGTACGATGTACTTCCTTAACGGCATCGTGGTGTATAATTCTACCATAAGCGAGGACTTGTTTCTTGAAACGCCTACAAACATCTCCCTAGTAGAAGGCTTCGAACAAGTGGTTGAGCACATAGCATACTACAACTTGGAGTTTAATGAATCACTAAAAGCATTCACGTTCAAGGTTGAAGCCGGTAGTCCCTTTGAAGGGTTTTTCATCAGCAAGGTACGATTGTGTAGTAAAGAATTCAGCATGATACGATCGTACTTAATGATGGCTATGTATAACCCTAAATATTCTTATCCCAGCTTCCAAGACTCGATCCCCTCAGAGGTGCGGAAAGACTACATAAGTCCCCCTCATCCCAAAGTAATTGAAGTGGTTGTCCCCGCATACGAGGAGTGGTTTCGCGACAAATTCGGCATGGACATTAAAAACGCCAGTTCGCTGGGACTCGCGGTCACGGCCGCGCGGTTCATATACTCCGAGTACATTAACTACACGGCGAGCGAGGTCCCTAGGAGCATAGAAGACGTGATTGAGGCGCGTAAAGGGGACTGCGATGACATGTCTAGAATACTGGTCGAACTGCTCAATTACTATAACATACCGGCCCTCATGGTCAGCGGATATACGTATATAGATGGCTTCGAATATCGTATGCCGGTGGAAAATGTTACATACATCTTTCTGAATAATGGACCTCACGCTTTTACAATGGCTTACATTCCTGGACTAGGGTGGGTCTCCCTAGACTTTCTGGCTGGATCCCTAATATACTATCCATTCATAGTAGAACAATACACTAGGGAAACAGCTACACCTGGTGAAGAGGTAGTCGAAGAGTTTTTCAACCTGCACAGAGCATTAAATGCTACGCAGGTTATTGCAATACTCTCCGAGAAAGCCGTGGAAGATAGAATTGGTTTTCCTGTAACGCCTGAAAACCTTCGTAGGTACTTTAACGGAGTAATTAGTAGCTTATACACCGTTACCACCCCAATCGAAACTACGCAGACACCCACGTATACCACTCCCATCACGTCCGTCAGCACGGTAACTCAGACAGCACACACAACCGATCAACCGCAACCAATAGTTAACAGTACCGCTCCCACAGGCTTCCAATACACAGAAACCGGGAATGTCAGAAATAACTTACTTAGCAAGGCATGGAGTATCGTAGTGATAATTATCATTACCGGGATTACCGTGGCGGTCTGTTACATGGTGATTAGAAGACGTACGTAGTGCTTTACTTCTTGCGCTTCTCTTTTCTCTCCTCTTTGGCGGGTTCTACTTCGTAGCACCTTACACCGATATCTACGAGTTTCCTGAAAAAGTGGTCTAAGAACCTCACATGTCCACCTTTTTGCCCGACGAACGCGCCATAAGCGTCGCTCTCTACCTTAACTGCCAGGTTCGGTCCAGCGAAGTCCACGTCTACTACGTGCTTGTAGATCCAACTTACGGGGTGTATTGCCCTAATGAAGGGCTTAAAGTCAAGTGTTAATTCTACCCCCCTCAGCTTCATTTCAACGTCTTTTTCAATCGCGCCTATTCTCTCACCACCCTTACCGATGAGTCTGCCAAGGTGCCCCTCCTTGACCACTATTAAAGCATCTGGCGAGTGTTCACCCGTAATATTGTATTTCTTCTTCAAGTCCGTTACGTTTACTACCGTTATCAAGTCGGCATCAGGTGCATGTACTCTAGCTGAAGCAAGAACCTGTTTCTCGACTTCATCGACTACGCGGCTCCTCATCTTAGATTCCAATAGTAGCTTTATACCTCTCCTCGCGCCCGGCCTCACGATGTCTTTTAAGCCTAAGTCTATTACCCTAGTGTTTTCCTCTCCTAGTAAAAGCTCTCTTAGCATCGATGCGACATCTTTACTACCAATACTTCGTTGAAAAATGGGATCTCCCGCGATTATCAGCCTGCTATTCCTACCAAGCCTCGTGATTACTTCAATAGCGCTTTCTACCGGTAGGCTTTGCACGTCATCGAGGAATACAATTGAATCATCAAAAGTTCTACCTTTGAGATAATGCGTGTCCGCAAATAATAGCTGTCCCTTATTTGCCAGTTCTTGGACCTTGCTCATATCTAGGAATCCTGACACTATGTCCTCCACGTACGAAGACACTATCCTGTAGTACATGTCACCGAGATCAGCGGCGGTGAGCTCCTTATTGGTGACGACGTCTATCAGCGGCCTCGTAATGATAAATCTCCTGTACTTACTCGAAAGCACCGCGTCTATGCCGTAAAGTATGCTCATTAAGCTCTTGCCGCATCCTGTAGGGCCGAAGAGCCCGATTATCTCATACTTCCTGTCCGCGAGTACCTTGATAACTTCCTCCTGGTTAGGTGACTGGGGTTGAAGTTTCGCGAACACACTTTCACTACTCATATGCCAATCACCTCTAACTCGCGTTACTCGGGTCAAGCGAAAGCCATAACCATGTGTGAAATATGAAGGGGTTTTTATAAAGGTTACCCAGAATCTGTTCACCTCTAATATCGGTTTATCCTGTAAGTTAATGCCGATTCCGAGGAGCACAGGGCTCTAAAGTAATTTCACTAAGACTAAGATACCTCGAAGGGTGCCAATAGGTATACTACCCTGCCGGGACCTATGGAAAACTCTGCCTTAATGGGCATTTTAGTGGCAAACCGAAGCGTCACAACGTCTGAGACCCTTGCAACGTTGAGGATGTTTATGAGCTTCGCCGTGTCGTATACGGCTTCAGCGGGTTCAGACACCTCTAGCGATATTAGTGCCATTGAACCGATAGTAAATTTTACTTCGAGCTTGCCTGTCCCCGTGGATTTAAACACTATCTCTTCTTGTGTGGCCTTTATCTGCGTGCTACCTCCAATGGTTTCAATATCTTCTATGACTTTTTTAAGTGATTGAGCTAGTATTTTGGCGGTAACGGTGAAATTCAATTCCAGCTCGGGGACCTCGGGTACAGCCACGTCTAAGTTTCTGAATTTAAAGATGCGGCTGACAACCCCGCTCGAACCCACAACGAACTTTATGAAATCCCCTTCAGGCTCTATTGCCAGGTTTTCTCCTTTCTTCAGGTGTCTGAGGACTTTCTTTAAACTGTTTATCGAGACGCCTATGCTAAGCGTCTCCGCGATATCGTAATCTGAAAACATATCTCGAGGCATAAGCACATCTACTAGGGATGACTGGTCCACGTCGAGGGCCCTAACTGTAAGCCCGTCCTGTGAGAACACCAGTGCGACTTCTTCGGCGACATTGCCGATCGTTTCGATAACCTCTTTGAAGAGCTTAGCTTCAGGCAAGACAACGCGCGCCATCGAATCACCTTTCTTAAATCTCTCCGTACTAGATTTAAAACCTATACCATAGCTGTCGGGGAACAGAAATGAGGCAATGAAATCACCTAATAATCTTATATAGGAGCTGAACCCCCACTACCACGGTGCTTCAGCTGTTGCTCTCGAAAACCCAGGCGTGATCGGCTACTTGAGGTACTACTGGGTTAGAAACGGTGAAAGAGGATGCAGAAGCTACAACTACAAGGTAGCCACGTTCAGAAGCTCGATCATTGAGAGAATAGCGTGGAAAACACCGCTCTACGGGTTGAAAGCAGTATACGTAGACCCCAGGGGAACAACCAGTTCACGAGAACACGCGGAAACAATGAAGAAACTGAGATTAGATAAGCACACTGCCAGCGCGTACCTAATCGCATCAAGAGCTCTAAGCACCCCAAAGAAACCTACAAAAACCTAAAGAAAAGAAACAGCTACCAAACCCTTCAAATTCACGCCTAGTAGTGTTTCACCCATTACGAGGTTTTAAGACTCTACATAGTTACATTCCATGCCCTTATTCGCGAACTCTGAGTCCCCTCTAGGGCTAAGTATTCCATTAATGCGCTCAGTAGCGTAGATGATGCATTCAGGGCGTTGAAGGCTCTAGC harbors:
- the rimI gene encoding ribosomal protein S18-alanine N-acetyltransferase, encoding MKETDIYTIFGEALKRLSSKAPGYRVRNATRDDLDKVIEVNLTSLPEHYPRQFFEELLESWGKAFYVAESPEGEVVGYIMTRVELKPGFFKHFLVRSGHVVSIAVLEDYRRHGLGYALMAYAMKSMHDDYRCGETYLEVRVSNTPAISLYEKLGYKKVKVEKGYYLDGEDAYVMARRLP
- a CDS encoding DNA polymerase sliding clamp produces the protein MARVVLPEAKLFKEVIETIGNVAEEVALVFSQDGLTVRALDVDQSSLVDVLMPRDMFSDYDIAETLSIGVSINSLKKVLRHLKKGENLAIEPEGDFIKFVVGSSGVVSRIFKFRNLDVAVPEVPELELNFTVTAKILAQSLKKVIEDIETIGGSTQIKATQEEIVFKSTGTGKLEVKFTIGSMALISLEVSEPAEAVYDTAKLINILNVARVSDVVTLRFATKMPIKAEFSIGPGRVVYLLAPFEVS
- a CDS encoding transglutaminase-like domain-containing protein — its product is MLKSSRLLSLALITLSLSLALLMNAFSTSSDTSLPLTECSTMYFLNGIVVYNSTISEDLFLETPTNISLVEGFEQVVEHIAYYNLEFNESLKAFTFKVEAGSPFEGFFISKVRLCSKEFSMIRSYLMMAMYNPKYSYPSFQDSIPSEVRKDYISPPHPKVIEVVVPAYEEWFRDKFGMDIKNASSLGLAVTAARFIYSEYINYTASEVPRSIEDVIEARKGDCDDMSRILVELLNYYNIPALMVSGYTYIDGFEYRMPVENVTYIFLNNGPHAFTMAYIPGLGWVSLDFLAGSLIYYPFIVEQYTRETATPGEEVVEEFFNLHRALNATQVIAILSEKAVEDRIGFPVTPENLRRYFNGVISSLYTVTTPIETTQTPTYTTPITSVSTVTQTAHTTDQPQPIVNSTAPTGFQYTETGNVRNNLLSKAWSIVVIIIITGITVAVCYMVIRRRT
- a CDS encoding class I SAM-dependent methyltransferase family protein — translated: MTRGTLLKRIAREVLGEEYAKKLWKRVEFVGDLALIRVPIGLDPAELRPIAEELLNRFSYVKSVWAAIPGIEGEYRLRKYVWLAGEARSETVYKEHGCLFKVDVTKVYVSPSLNYEHMRVARLVKPGEVVVNMFAGAGLFSIIIAKHAKPFKVYSIDINPHAYNYMVENVKLNKVDGVVVPLLGDAKELVEGRLKNAADRVLMPYPELALEYLPYALKALKCNKGWVHVYLHSKVTKGENWKDRSWKTVEERFKELGVDDYEIALVRKIRNVGPRIHQVVLDVLIK
- the asnS gene encoding asparagine--tRNA ligase yields the protein MELKHVEDVMSKANVGQRVCIRGWIYRRSVVGKKAFVRVRDSTGTIQVVADASRLGEHLIDELKDIGLEASVITCGVVKESERAPGGYEIEADYFVITGYSRDFPIKGGEGVDYLLDNRHLWIRSPKYAKIFKIKHTVLKAGREYFIGNGWWEVTPPIITASACEGGATLFPVDYFGTRAYLSQSAQLYLEALIYVLEKVFSLTPSFRAEKSRTRRHLAEYWHLEPEAAWYHMDDMMRVAEELVAYIVEKVLEERRSELVDLRRDVEALKKATRIPYPRMKYDEAIEILQKKGVNIRWGDDLGADEEKVLTMDFDTPFFITHFPKEIKSFYMKVDRSQPDVVLGFDLLAPEGYGEIIGGGEREDDYNTLYRKIVEQGMNPDDYKWYLDLRKYGSVPHSGFGLGIERVVMWIARLDHIRETVPFPRFRERAYP
- the nth gene encoding endonuclease III, with the protein product MIGDEIYKELLKAHLLGTEDFVAPRLRNTSLFEFIVAVMLSQNTSDRNALKAYTNLKSKLGSVTPSRVLEVGVEELADLIRIAGMHYERARRIRELAEVFLRRDVDNAIRLYIEQGDVNSARKELMGLSGVGYKTADVVLLMYYGVPVFPVDTHIARITRRLGYAKSGNYEEIRKFWMENTSPNNYLKLHLLLIAHGRKTCKARKPKCWECPINGLCGFNKGMGI
- the coaBC gene encoding bifunctional phosphopantothenoylcysteine decarboxylase/phosphopantothenate--cysteine ligase CoaBC codes for the protein MSPSKASLSEEISALVYQPLQGKKLVLGVTGSSAIYRSVDLARKLIRMGASVKVVMTRFSTKLMSPDLFYWATGNKPYTEMTGETEHIDLAKWGDAMVIAPATLNTMSKIAHGVLDELLPLTAVTMLGDGKRVIVVPAMNIRLMNSPQYKKAVEVLQDQGVFIVPPLIEEDKAKYPPLADLSHCIDALVNRGKDLAGLRVLVTAGPTRERIDPVRVITNPSSGLMGVLVAREAACRGAEVTLVQGQLSVEAPYLVKKIYAESTEEMASTVKSLTSDLEFDVGVFAAAPADYRPTVSSSVKVSSRMMPRLTLELETTPKVIKQVVRRPRLLIAFAAETASGEELAEKAREKLAEYGADLLVANNVLSDLGGFGKEFLDAVIIDSKGIVKKGILLKYEASRLILDYVVENLGKH
- a CDS encoding PhoH family protein — protein: MSSESVFAKLQPQSPNQEEVIKVLADRKYEIIGLFGPTGCGKSLMSILYGIDAVLSSKYRRFIITRPLIDVVTNKELTAADLGDMYYRIVSSYVEDIVSGFLDMSKVQELANKGQLLFADTHYLKGRTFDDSIVFLDDVQSLPVESAIEVITRLGRNSRLIIAGDPIFQRSIGSKDVASMLRELLLGEENTRVIDLGLKDIVRPGARRGIKLLLESKMRSRVVDEVEKQVLASARVHAPDADLITVVNVTDLKKKYNITGEHSPDALIVVKEGHLGRLIGKGGERIGAIEKDVEMKLRGVELTLDFKPFIRAIHPVSWIYKHVVDVDFAGPNLAVKVESDAYGAFVGQKGGHVRFLDHFFRKLVDIGVRCYEVEPAKEERKEKRKK